Proteins co-encoded in one Sulfurimonas sp. HSL1-2 genomic window:
- a CDS encoding sulfotransferase family 2 domain-containing protein, which translates to MVVFFHIPKTAGTTLYGILEQQYEKIFTINGRDKEKTLQKLVEMDAESMREFDCVQGHLTFSMRKHPALKDQDLTFFSFFRDPVKWFVSNYTYVRKQQLNRFHDVALNMSMDEWLLFQKEEYYDNIQSRHLLERLPLFNPENLELDLNKVDKDELIAELFDRLNSINYVFTTDNFDSALLFLYSELSWRKKPYYIWLNASSKVSKDKLSPKTRKDIEAVNWLDMILFQEVQKREQEYLNNISDTAVEKFQKVNKNWKYLQYFRCCFK; encoded by the coding sequence ATGGTAGTCTTTTTTCACATTCCAAAAACAGCGGGAACGACTCTCTATGGAATTTTAGAACAACAGTATGAAAAAATATTTACAATCAATGGGCGTGATAAGGAGAAAACCTTACAAAAACTTGTTGAAATGGATGCAGAATCAATGAGAGAATTTGACTGTGTTCAAGGGCATTTGACTTTTTCAATGCGCAAACATCCAGCTCTGAAAGATCAAGATCTTACATTTTTCAGTTTTTTTCGTGATCCTGTTAAATGGTTCGTTTCTAACTATACATATGTTAGAAAGCAGCAGTTGAATAGATTTCATGATGTGGCTTTGAATATGAGTATGGATGAATGGTTGTTATTCCAAAAGGAAGAATATTATGACAACATACAAAGCAGACATCTATTGGAGCGATTACCACTATTTAATCCAGAGAATCTTGAACTTGATTTAAATAAAGTCGATAAAGATGAATTAATAGCAGAATTGTTTGATAGGCTCAATAGCATTAATTATGTATTCACTACGGATAATTTTGATAGTGCCCTTTTATTTCTTTATTCTGAGCTGTCCTGGAGAAAAAAGCCTTATTATATTTGGCTTAATGCCTCTTCGAAAGTGTCAAAGGATAAACTCTCTCCAAAAACTCGAAAAGATATTGAAGCAGTGAACTGGCTTGATATGATTTTATTTCAAGAAGTTCAAAAAAGAGAACAAGAATATCTAAATAACATTTCAGATACAGCTGTGGAAAAATTCCAAAAAGTTAACAAAAATTGGAAATATTTACAGTATTTTAGATGTTGTTTTAAGTAG
- a CDS encoding glycosyltransferase: MKKGLSLIIVNYFCETYIEKLVDSVLSNVQLKNLEIVIVSNSIPAFQWTDEYQHEYNIKIINNHGNEGFGRAINKGVENSQYDYFCMVNPDMELVQGNILDELYGYFQTLPDDVGALSCLINNDDGTRQHTFFMQKGIAKMRFLKFMVRGLLPYRVKQLISKDRSGELEELIKKSEPFEVGGFHGPFVMMRRSAFFDVGGFDPDFFMYAEDIELFRNRFYKKYKSMVYPKVGLVHFSGKTDKYGLMSKQSIVSYMLYLKKQGNYFLGIYVFFRTIKSLLLLLFSLFKGKKYGREAFQFLSTLKYVKAIVLTPRGFHTRVTSLKIDEIPD; this comes from the coding sequence ATGAAAAAAGGACTATCTCTTATTATTGTCAATTATTTTTGTGAAACGTATATCGAAAAGTTGGTCGATAGCGTTTTGTCGAACGTGCAGTTGAAGAACCTTGAAATCGTTATTGTCAGTAACAGTATTCCCGCATTTCAGTGGACGGATGAATATCAGCATGAATACAATATTAAAATTATAAACAATCATGGAAACGAAGGATTCGGACGCGCTATAAACAAAGGCGTTGAAAATTCCCAATATGATTATTTTTGCATGGTAAATCCCGATATGGAATTGGTGCAGGGAAACATTTTGGATGAGTTGTATGGTTATTTCCAAACATTGCCGGATGACGTCGGCGCACTAAGCTGCTTGATTAACAATGATGACGGGACGCGGCAACATACTTTTTTTATGCAGAAGGGTATTGCGAAAATGAGGTTCCTGAAATTTATGGTCAGGGGCCTTTTGCCGTACAGAGTAAAACAACTGATTTCCAAAGACAGGTCGGGGGAGTTGGAAGAACTCATAAAAAAGAGCGAACCGTTCGAAGTGGGCGGTTTTCATGGGCCTTTTGTGATGATGCGCCGTTCTGCTTTTTTTGACGTGGGCGGATTTGATCCCGACTTTTTCATGTATGCGGAAGATATTGAATTGTTCAGGAACAGGTTTTACAAAAAATATAAAAGCATGGTTTATCCGAAAGTCGGCCTGGTCCATTTTTCCGGCAAAACGGACAAATACGGTCTCATGTCCAAGCAATCGATAGTTTCTTATATGCTGTATCTGAAAAAACAGGGCAATTATTTTCTTGGAATATACGTTTTTTTCAGAACGATTAAAAGTTTGCTTTTATTATTATTTTCACTTTTCAAAGGCAAAAAATATGGACGAGAAGCTTTTCAGTTCTTGTCTACCTTGAAATACGTTAAAGCGATAGTTTTGACACCAAGAGGATTTCATACGCGCGTCACCAGTTTAAAGATAGATGAAATTCCTGATTAA